In the genome of Aspergillus flavus chromosome 8, complete sequence, one region contains:
- a CDS encoding major facilitator superfamily domain-containing protein, translated as MDVSSDLPGPGQLTLSMLALFMGMSQLFHASRMISTVLVFKYFHLKWSYLLSLFIFELGSLICAVAPNSATLITGHAIAGIGTAARALASFHGCHGVSYALASFIGPLLGGAFNERISWRWCFHINLPIGGVAALIISLFFWTLNAAKPMAAPLRERIIQLDPTGCALIMGGVVCYLLALKWGGLQKSWSNSSVIGTLIGFFLLFAAFGINEWCFGEYASIVPRLLKKRRILVNSTVVFFNLSGFFVLIYYLPIYFRSIKGTSPITSGVYNLPLLIGGIFSMIAGTLLTATQQFVPFMVVSAALSAVGGGLIYTLDQNTSTGKWVGYQIIAGSSTGFISQIPIMANTACVEMQDMSTVSAMTLFFQLIGGSFSVSAAQSVFGNVLFNRIQNTVPGLSPEAVIGAVAANLRTSFSAEQLPGVLTAYMDGLKGTFAVATVLLAMSAPLVLLPKWERLRPEAPQSIDLEVAVEKSPIESESK; from the exons ATGGACGTCTCTTCGGACTTACCAGGCCCTGGTCAGTTGACCTTATCAATGTTGGCACTCTTCATGGGGAT GTCACAGCTATTCCACGCATCACGGATGATTTCCACAGTCTTG GTGTTTAAGTATTTTCACTTGAAATGGTCCTACTTACTCTCACTTTTTATCTTTGAACTGGGAAGTCTCATTTGCGCCGTTGCACCTAATAGTGCCACCTTGATCACCGGACATGCAATTGCAGGCATTGGTACTGCTG CTAGAGCGCTAGCGAGCTTTCATGGGTGTCATGGGGTATCTTATGCTCTTGCTTCGTTTATCGGCCCGCTTCTAGGAGGTGCATTCAACGAAAGAATCAGCTGGCGCTGGTGCTTCCACATAAATCTCCCAATCGGTGGAGTTGCTGCTTTGATTATAAGTCTATTCTTTTGGACACTTAACGCTGCCAAACCCATGGCTGCACCGCTGAGGGAAAGGATTATCCAGCTAGACCCCACTGGTTGCGCATTGATCATGGGTGGAGTTGTTTGTTATCTGTTAGCCCTAAAATGGGGTGGTTTGCAGAAATCCTGGTCGAATAGCAGTGTTATCGGCACGTTGATAGGGTTTTTTCTCCTATTTGCCGCCTTTGGAATCAATGAGTGGTGCTTTGGAGAATATGCCTCCATCGTGCCTCGGTTGTTAAAGAAACGGAGAATTCTTGTAAACTCAACCGTGGTTTTCTTCAATTTGAGTGGATTTTTCGTTCTTATCTACTATCTACCCATTTACTTTCGGTCTATTAAGGGTACTTCGCCCATTACCTCCGGTGTCTACaacctccccctccttaTTGGTGGAATATTTTCCATGATTGCGGGCACTCTGCTCACGGCTACACAGCAGTTTGTACCATTCATGGTGGTCAGTGCAGCTCTCAGCGCCGTGGGTGGAGGACTGATATACACTTTGGATCAGAACACATCAACTGGCAAATGGGTTGGTTACCAGATCATCGCCGGCTCGTCCACTGGATTCATTTCTCAAATCCCGATCATGGCCAATACCGCCTGCGTTGAGATGCAAGATATGAGCACTGTCTCTGCGATGACGTTATTCTTCCAGCTGATTGGCGGTTCATTCTCAGTCTCAGCAGCGCAATCTGTCTTTGGAAATGTGCTCTTCAATCGCATTCAAAACACCGTTCCTGGTCTGTCGCCGGAAGCGGTAATCGGCGCAGTTGCCGCTAATCTTCGAACCAGCTTTTCTGCAGAGCAACTTCCCGGTGTGCTGACGGCGTATATGGACGGCCTGAAAGGGACATTTGCTGTGGCTACGGTTCTGTTGGCAATGAGCGCTCCTTTAGTGTTATTGCCGAAGTGGGAAAGGTTGAGGCCGGAAGCGCCTCAGTCGATAGACTTGGAGGTGGCGGTTGAGAAGTCGCCAATTGAGTCTGAGTCAAAATAG
- a CDS encoding acyl-CoA N-acyltransferase, whose protein sequence is MSIEILTTASDDGDVLADIFFAAFNTDFDRRILPPTPDVRDWLAAKFNRVSKAQYVSPAGSILIKAVDTTTGDIVGFAQWKLPPIELSTPGENVDKEKQVTWPKSGDTALCEKHFKAIDEKEEEFMGPTPHFSLEMLATHPKFGGTGIGSQLLGWGLEQADDERTPTFLTATVAGKPLYEKKGFQVVGSNEITEGFVQIYMVRPAKA, encoded by the exons ATGTCAATTGAAATCCTGACTACTGCCTCCGACGATGGCGATGTCCTGGCTGACATTTTCTTTGCCGCTTTTAACACCGACTTTGACCGTCGCATTCTCCCTCCCACCCCTGACGTCCGGGACTGGCTCGCCGCTAAATTCAACCGCGTCAGTAAAGCGCAATATGTGAGTCCCGCGGGCTCAATTCTCATTAAGGCGGTTGATACAACTACCGGTGATATTGTTGGATTCGCACAGTGGAAACTTCCTCCCATTGAGTTATCCACGCCCGGGGAAAATGTAGACAAGGAAAAACAGGTGACGTGGCCGAAGAGTGGTGACACTGCACTGTGCGAGAAGCATTTCAAGGCTATAGAtgaaaaagaggaggagttTATGGGGCCAACACCTCATTTCT CATTGGAGATGCTCGCAACTCACCCCAAGTTTGGTGGAACGGGAATAGGCAGTCAGCTTTTAGGCTGGGGACTAGAGCAGGCTGATGACGAGCGTACACCTACATTCTTAACAGCGACCGTGGCTGGCAAGCCCTTGTACGAAAAGAAGGGATTCCAGGTTGTGGGGTCAAATGAGATCACGGAGGGATTCGTCCAGATTTACATGGTTAGACCGGCGAAGGCCTAA
- a CDS encoding putative NAD dependent epimerase/dehydratase: MASETVLITGASGFIATHIVESFLRAGYNVRGTVRSERTANRVRYAFQEYKDKLSFVIVSDVVAAKAFDEAVEGVTGVIHTAAPFQTEVEDKERDLLQPAIEGTINLLDSIKRNGHQVRRVVHTSSFGDILDASKGDRPGHIYTEADWNPMTYAEALSESTPDVVSYCAGKTMAEHAAWDFMATENPSFDLVTICPPYVFGPVKNATTSLVNLNTSSMDVYRLMSPMSKPSHAVPPTLVWAWADVRDVADAHLKAFEVPEAGGQRFLVAQGRYSYQRIADILRDKVAEVRDRVPLGKPRSGMGDVYGIDASKSENVLGLRYRPLEDSIVDAARSYLKLEQAN, translated from the coding sequence ATGGCCAGCGAAACTGTCTTGATCACAGGTGCATCAGGCTTCATCGCCACTCACATCGTCGAATCATTCCTGCGTGCGGGCTACAATGTCCGCGGCACAGTTCGATCCGAACGGACGGCAAACAGGGTCCGTTATGCCTTCCAGGAGTACAAGGACAAGTTGAGCTTTGTTATTGTCTCCGATGTCGTTGCTGCCAAAGCCTTCGATGAGGCCGTTGAAGGGGTCACTGGTGTGATCCACACCGCGGCGCCCTTCCAAACAGAAGTCGAAGACAAAGAACGAGATCTGCTGCAACCTGCCATCGAAGGAACTATCAATCTCCTGGACTCTATTAAGAGAAACGGTCACCAAGTTCGCCGAGTCGTCCATACGTCTTCTTTTGGCGATATACTTGATGCGTCAAAGGGAGACCGGCCGGGTCACATATACACCGAGGCAGACTGGAATCCAATGACCTATGCGGAGGCCCTAAGTGAAAGCACCCCTGACGTGGTATCCTACTGCGCAGGGAAGACGATGGCGGAGCATGCAGCGTGGGATTTCATGGCCACAGAGAACCCGTCATTTGACCTGGTCACTATCTGCCCGCCGTACGTGTTTGGTCCGGTCAAGAATGCTACAACAAGCTTGGTCAACCTAAATACTTCGTCCATGGATGTATACCGTCTCATGTCGCCCATGTCAAAGCCAAGCCACGCTGTGCCACCCACTTTGGTGTGGGCGTGGGCGGATGTGCGTGATGTTGCTGACGCACATCTAAAGGCCTTCGAGGTTCCCGAGGCTGGAGGACAGCGGTTCTTGGTTGCTCAAGGTAGATACAGCTATCAGCGAATAGCCGATATCCTTCGAGATAAGGTGGCGGAAGTGAGAGATCGTGTTCCTTTGGGTAAACCACGATCCGGTATGGGAGATGTCTATGGCATTGATGCATCCAAGTCGGAGAATGTGTTGGGGTTGAGATATCGTCCTTTGGAAGACTCTATCGTCGACGCGGCAAGGTCTTATCTGAAGTTGGAGCAGGCGAATTGA
- a CDS encoding putative 3-hydroxyacyl-CoA dehydrogenase gives MIAPSEPVPSSNSAAALTQFFPNANFKEAFDEKVVLIVGGANGIGASLVELCCQNGAYVCIGDIDTARGEALSKKCRDKWPVYWDPALPPKPPRASFYTTDITDYQAVASLFDRVFKTYKRIDHVVVTAGSMEAGNNWFDQKLNLESVQQPPSTKDIDVNLIGSLYVTRIASVYLRHNRGPGVDRSILLFSCAAGFKETPGVSIYQASKHGVQGLMRSLRPYFPSPYKHNLRINTICPWMTETRTTLTKTVQDRWTKEGLPVSTPQEVALVSAGVLANDSLNGTSMYVEGGRAWEIEANIDRLEPEWLGEEPSKTLALGQKVLNDAWAA, from the exons ATGATTGCCCCTTCAGAGCCCGTCCCATCCTCCAACTCTGCCGCAGCCCTAACCCAATTCTTTCCCAATGCCAACTTTAAGGAGGCTTTTGATGAAAAGGTTGTCTTGATTGTGG GTGGCGCCAATGGTATTGGAGCTAGCCTTGTAGAGCTCTGTTGCCAAAACGGCGCTTACGTCTGCATTGGAGACATCGATACTGCCCGAGGAGAGGCCCTAAGCAAGAAATGCCGGGACAAATGGCCTGTCTACTGGGACCCTGCCCTTCCACCAAAGCCGCCCCGAGCCTCCTTTTACACCACGGACATCACCGATTACCAGGCCGTAGCCTCCCTCTTTGACCGTGTATTCAAGACCTACAAGCGCATTGATCATGTAGTAGTCACAGCAGGTAGCATGGAAGCGGGCAACAATTGGTTTGACCAAAAGTTGAATTTGGAGTCGGTGCAACAG CCTCCTTCCACGAAGGATATTGACGTCAACCTCATCGGTTCCCTCTATGTCACCCGCATTGCTAGCGTCTACCTCCGCCATAACCGAGGACCAGGAGTTGATCGATCCATTCTGTTGTTCTCCTGTGCCGCTGGCTTCAAAGAGACACCTGGTGTATCCATCTACCAAGCCTCCAAGCACGGTGTGCAAGGCCTCATGCGCTCTCTCCGCCCTTATTTCCCATCACCATACAAACATAATCTCCGCATCAATACCATCTGCCCCTGGATGACGGAGACCCGCACTACCCTTACAAAGACAGTGCAGGACCGCTGGACGAAGGAAGGCTTGCCCGTGAGCACGCCTCAGGAGGTAGCTCTCGTCTCTGCTGGTGTGTTAGCTAACGACTCTCTGAATGGCACATCCATGTACGTGGAAGGTGGTCGTGCGTGGGAGATCGAAGCCAACATCGATCGCTTAGAGCCGGAATGGCTGGGAGAGGAACCGTCCAAAACGCTGGCGTTGGGGCAGAAGGTACTGAATGACGCATGGGCTGCGTAG
- a CDS encoding 2-polyprenyl-6-methoxyphenol hydroxylase: protein MANERQPTLCSRCQTISLDDLFQEVTNDYGLVEPDPSLVLHRTPEWSTCPLCNFFLDMVPPEERDTCSEIWIYRARQSSRNGSRNSTSLSEPDKALRTALLVQTHRDRPTISELPFVNYSKAPETPVLINHERVRYRTLRKWYNMIQKIPREESDVLPVSVIDCHKREIVPVCGPCDYVALSYVWGQTAAQEAPKGDSLPHHLPRIVEDAMTVVRELGLQYLWVDRYCLDQSKKAEFQAQLNQMADIYRHALITIIGAAGSDGDYGLPGVSSRHRIKQPRIKIGDYTLWSSMTDPRKLVRESAWMTRAWTYQEGVFSWNWIAFTDEQVFFQRSNTEQTNLERWWKTSCEMFPDGGLGADANCPLLNMYDKVWQNEGAIHQLLAQYTARKLTYQSDAINGTLGLLKRCGNGPYRMNHYFGIPILGPLVIHRKAMGRDPSRRWPLMEAFLVNLCWKTKGPGPRRAEFPSWSWAGWQAVYEGSAQPLAHIGLTGRSLTKVKLSVKMKQVLVDWEAMCNMIHWDLYGDLKSLPPELYIQAPTVPLTVCQGLKESEDNFAGHAAHLAPMSWCAVLNDNEYQILIEIDLVDEEVASTLQTKDSLLLKGIILRHLDPHAALEYNYYDNQVWAFALVVLEDKGGTRRVGSLELRPDNYLVRWKYSVDHSSAKSGKCWVRGLLKEASADVEIPPSSGASSGPNTSILATSVHQPVIIVGASLVGLSAALCLSKHRVPTIVLEKHAAISKHPRAIGFTSRTLEIYRWLGIADQIPEVPKDFNLMRARVESMTGKWFESTSWSDTGNSNKRSSQEVPAPKKQYSPSRGAALPQDQLEAILQVTAIDRGVDIRRQHWVKNVMQNQASVIVTVVDPQGKEIQIEGSYLIAADGSRSTIRELLQIPRNGRGHMQTMRSVLFRAPLEEYMQGVHQFNIDQPDLKAFMTTYNDGRWVLMFHDDVERDEPTLRSAINQAIGRSDLSVDIITTGRWDLAALVADIFQSGRVFLAGDAAHTLPPNRGGYGANTGIHDVDNLAWKLAAVLSGKSSPELLDTYDVERRPVALLRHDQIFARADYKVHLDKATPAGKKLDDDAMEFGQLYLSNGFIGVDNNLPRALKPDEWAGQPGTHVPHFWVIQDGTPFSILDRVGEDSWTLLSESAEWGNVVAQFADEGSFQETLGVSATGASLLRPDGYIAWRTKEMPANPAKCLDDVVTQVAFRVNSRQN, encoded by the exons ATGGCAAACGAACGGCAGCCAACCCTGTGCTCAAGATGTCAGACCATAAGCCTGGACGACCTCTTCCAAGAAGTAACCAATGACTATGGACTCGTTGAGCCAGATCCAAGTCTCGTCCTTCACCGGACTCCAGAGTGGTCGACATGTCCTCTTTGCAACTTCTTCCTGGACATGGTCCCACCCGAAGAACGGGATACTTGCTCAGAAATATGGATATATCGTGCCCGGCAAAGTAGTAGAAACGGCTCGAGAAACAGCACGTCACTTAGTGAACCAGACAAAGCCCTAAGAACGGCTCTATTAGTTCAAACGCATCGTGACAGGCCGACAATTAGCGAACTACCCTTTGTGAACTATAGCAAAGCGCCAGAAACGCCAGTCCTCATCAACCATGAAAGGGTCAGATACAGAACGCTGAGGAAATGGTACAACATGATTCAGAAAATTccaagagaagaaagtgaCGTGCTGCCCGTCTCAGTAATCGACTGCCACAAGCGAGAAATTGTCCCAGTGTGTGGTCCTTGCGACTATGTGGCTCTCAGTTACGTCTGGGGTCAGACAGCAGCGCAAGAGGCTCCCAAAGGCGACTCTCTGCCTCATCACCTTCCACGTATAGTCGAGGATGCCATGACTGTGGTAAGAGAGCTCGGCCTGCAGTATCTCTGGGTGGACAGGTACTGTTTAGATCAGAGCAAAAAGGCCGAGTTCCAAGCACAGCTCAACCAGATGGCCGACATTTATCGCCACGCACTTATAACTATTATCGGAGCAGCTGGCTCAGACGGGGACTACGGACTACCCGGCGTCAGCTCCCGACATCGAATCAAGCAGCCTCGCATCAAAATTGGCGACTACACGCTTTGGTCTTCTATGACTGACCCGCGAAAACTAGTTCGAGAAAGCGCATGGATGACTCGCGCCTGGACATACCAAGAAGGGGTCTTTTCTTGGAACTGGATCGCATTCACCGATGAGCAAGTCTTCTTCCAGCGCTCGAACACAGAGCAGACAAACCTGGAACGCTGGTGGAAGACGTCCTGCGAGATGTTCCCTGACGGTGGGCTAGGAGCCGACGCAAATTGTCCGTTGCTGAACATGTACGACAAGGTATGGCAGAACGAGGGGGCTATTCACCAGCTTCTTGCACAATACACAGCTCGGAAGTTGACCTATCAGTCCGACGCGATTAACGGAACATTGGGGTTGTTGAAGCGTTGCGGAAATGGGCCGTATCGAATGAACCACTACTTTGGCATTCCGATTCTAGGACCGTTGGTCATCCATCGCAAGGCCATGGGTCGTGATCCCAGTCGGAGGTGGCCGCTGATGGAAGCTTTCCTGGTGAATTTATGCTGGAAGACGAAGGGGCCTGGGCCGCGCAGAGCTGAGTTCCCTAGTTGGTCATGGGCTGGCTGGCAAGCTGTCTATGAGGGCTCTGCTCAACCACTGGCTCATATTGGGCTCACTGGGAGAAGCTTGACTAAGGTGAAGCTGTCGGTGAAAATGAAGCAGGTCTTGGTAGACTGGGAGGCCATGTGTAACATGATTCACTGGGACCTTTACGGGGATTTAAAATCCCTACCGCCCGAGTTGTATATCCAGGCACCGACAGTTCCACTGACTGTCTGCCAAGGGTTAAAAGAAAGCGAGGATAATTTTGCTGGTCATGCTGCGCATCTTGCACCTATGTCCTGGTGTGCTGTGTTGAACGACAATGAATACCAGATTTTGATTGAGATCGATCTGGTCGACGAAGAAGTTGCATCGACGCTCCAGACGAAGGACTCTCTGCTGTTGAAAGGAATCATTCTCCGACATTTGGACCCTCATGCAGCCCTGGAATATAACTACTACGATAACCAGGTCTGGGCGTTTGCTCTGGTCGTGCTAGAAGATAAAGGCGGGACAAGGAGGGTTGGAAGCCTGGAGCTGCGGCCAGACAATTACTTGGTCCGTTGGAAATACAGTGTCGACCATTCAAGTGCGAAAAGTGGAAAGTGCTGGGTGCGCGGTCTCCTAAAGGA GGCGTCGGCCGACGTTGAGATTCCTCCGAGCTCGGGAGCTTCTTCGGGCCCGAACACTAGCATTTTA GCTACTTCAGTTCACCAAcccgtcatcatcgtcggGGCCAGCCTGGTCGGGCTTTCGGCCGCTCTGTGTCTATCCAAGCACAGGGTACCCACCATCGTCCTAGAGAAACATGCAGCCATCTCGAAGCACCCACGTGCTATCGGCTTTACATCGCGGACCTTGGAAATCTATCGCTGGCTTGGCATCGCCGACCAAATTCCGGAAGTCCCCAAAGACTTCAATCTGATGAGAGCGAGAGTCGAGAGCATGACAGGCAAATGGTTTGAAAGCACCTCCTGGTCAGACACGGGTAACTCCAACAAAAGGTCAAGCCAGGAGGTACCTGCTCCGAAGAAACAATACTCGCCGTCCCGCGGAGCGGCCTTGCCCCAGGATCAATTGGAAGCCATCCTCCAAGTGACAGCGATCGACAGAGGTGTGGACATCCGGCGCCAACATTGGGTAAAAAACGTGATGCAAAATCAGGCAAGTGTTATTGTCACAGTGGTTGATCCGCAGGGCAAGGAGATTCAAATCGAAGGTTCGTATCTCATCGCCGCAGACGGCAGTCGCAGCACAATTCGTGAGCTACTTCAGATCCCACGGAACGGGCGTGGCCATATGCAGACCATGCGCAGCGTACTGTTCCGCGCGCCCCTGGAGGAGTACATGCAGGGAGTGCACCAATTCAACATCGATCAACCGGATCTCAAAGCGTTTATGACGACCTATAATGATGGTCGGTGGGTATTGATGTTCCACGATGACGTGGAGCGCGATGAGCCCACCCTTCGCTCGGCAATCAACCAAGCCATCGGCAGATCGGACTTATCGGTTGACATTATTACGACCGGTCGCTGGGACTTAGCAGCTCTTGTCGCAGACATATTCCAGTCGGGGCGTGTTTTTCTCGCTGGTGATGCGGCACACACGCTGCCACCGAAccgaggaggatatggagcAAACACGGGAATCCACGATGTTGATAACCTCGCCTGGAAGCTAGCGGCCGTTCTATCGGGCAAGTCATCCCCTGAACTCTTAGACACGTACGATGTGGAACGGCGTCCCGTGGCCCTCCTTCGCCATGATCAGATCTTTGCCCGAGCCGACTACAAAGTCCATTTGGACAAGGCTACGCCCGCCGGTAAAAAGCTCGATGATGATGCGATGGAATTTGGACAACTGTATCTATCAAATGGCTTTATAGGGGTCGACAATAACCTCCCACGAGCATTGAAGCCAGACGAATGGGCAGGGCAGCCGGGTACTCATGTGCCACATTTCTGGGTCATTCAAGATGGCACCCCTTTTTCAATCTTAGACCGGGTGGGCGAGGATTCATGGACACTGCTCTCTGAGTCGGCAGAATGGGGGAACGTTGTGGCTCAG TTTGCTGACGAAGGGAGCTTCCAAGAGACTCTGGGAGTGTCTGCCACTGGCGCATCGCTCCTGCGACCGGATGGATATATTGCCTGGAGGACAAAGGAGATGCCAGCAAATCCTGCGAAATGCCTGGATGATGTTGTAACTCAAGTCGCTTTTCGGGTGAATAGCCGTCAGAACTGA
- a CDS encoding putative C6 transcription factor: MAQGKNRSGLQSRSEDRSNARRSIVACNRCRNRKTRCAGNPPYTCAACEDAGQVCVYSEAEKRVSIPESYYRQLQSQARTQLQAQAQTQNNVSRSQDSRQSSLFTTTSPTQSTPYTSTEVPFDRDDWWYQGTDHLFLNRSGEHQFVGASSATHLAKRLHPTSTNLAWDVRPLYDDPSSLRRSVARALPQLPPFEFAKRLFWVQYAYIGTIFSLIHPQDFEERLQVVYNQPPDFSNREACLVYCQVLLVIAFGLMYSVNQWSGDDGPPGFKYFKHGLRFLPDIHEEGSIFFVEVLCYVAYYMQNLNRRDAAFLYIGLALRMAISLGLHQEVSDPAISEDDRNRRRRAWWSVYSLDRLLSVKSGNPITIQDEDIGIKWPIPAEASPAVPWPSVVLTYYTQLSRILGRIGEGGKSPCPKIYRKKPRSGSNLLASVQSITNDLSEWLRRIPDRLRIDFSALDTHINRELVSIFLHFYSCVNMTARPLVFYVIQRRLDAEARGSATEDWKDGLSQNTVAVIDSCITAARATTVIMDAAAKHNLVATYGYLDGEYIFSAALLLVMVNAAFPHSETNARAMETALSLLRGMADRGNTYLGSRHSLLLELQSAIGPNRTRGEDAVLEAPVTPDSTQQPTPSTNVVEEQPPAVSPWPLEQDLPTMRDITFNFDINDDPGLWEEVLHQIDIDMDTDWIENTLRK; encoded by the exons ATGGCGCAAGGAAAAAACCGAAGTGGGTTACAATCTCGTTCGGAGGACCGCTCCAATGCGAGACGGTCCATCGTAGC GTGTAATCGATGTCGCAACAGAAAGACCCGATGTGCTGGCAATCCACCGTATACATGTGCTGCATGCGAGGACGCCGGCCAAGTGTGTGTCTACTCCGAAGCTGAGAAGCGCGTTTCCATTCCCGAAAG TTACTATCGTCAACTCCAATCTCAAGCGCGGACTCAACTTCAAGCCCAGGCACAGACCCAGAACAATGTATCCCGTTCACAGGACAGCCGACAGTCTTCATTGTTCACTACTACTAGTCCTACTCAATCCACACCGTACACCAGTACCGAAGTACCTTTTGACCGTGATGACTGGTGGTATCAGGGCACCGATCATCTATTCCTGAATCGGTCGGGGGAACACC AATTTGTCGGTGCATCGTCAGCCACCCATTTAGCGAAACGGTTGCATCCAACGTCGACTAATCTTGCGTGGGATGTCCGTCCTCTATATGACGATCCTTCATCACTCCGTCGGTCGGTGGCACGAGCACTTCCTCAACTGCCGCCCTTTGAATTCGCCAAACGGTTGTTCTGGGTCCAGTACGCCTATATTGGAACGATATTTTCTCTCATTCACCCGCAGGACTTTGAGGAACGACTGCAGGTTGTCTACAACCAACCGCCTGACTTCTCCAACCGAGAAGCATGCCTAGTTTACTGCCAAGTTTTGCTCGTCATAGCCTTTGGGCTCATGTACTCGGTGAACCAATGGTCTGGAGATGATGGCCCACCGGGATTCAAGTATTTCAAACATGGTTTGCGCTTTTTACCGGACATCCATGAAGAAGGTTCCATATTCTTCGTGGAGGTCCTCTGCTATGTGGCGTATTATATGCAGAATCTCAACAGACGAGATGCTGCCTTCCTCTAT ATAGGTCTTGCTCTCCGCATGGCGATCTCGCTGGGTCTCCATCAGGAGGTTTCGGACCCTGCGATCAGTGAAGATGACCGAAACCGTCGGCGCCGAGCCTGGTGGTCTGTGTACAGTCTGGATCGATTATTATCAGTGAAATCGGGAAATCCGATTACTATACAAGATGAAGACATCGGAATTAAATGGCCGATTCCAGCCGAAGCTTCCCCGGCTGTCCCATGGCCATCAGTTGTGCTTACATATTATACCCAACTGTCAAGGATCTTAGGCAGAATCGGGGAAGGTGGGAAATCACCTTGTCCCA AAATCTATCGTAAGAAACCTCGATCCGGCTCCAACTTATTAGCGTCCGTCCAGAGTATCACGAACGATTTGTCTGAGTGGTTGCGGCGAATACCCGACCGGCTGCGCATCGACTTTTCAGCCTTGGATACTCATATTAACCGCGAGTTGGTGTCGATCTTCTTACATTTTTACTCGTGCGTGAACATGACAGCTCGACCACTAGTCTTCTACGTCATTCAGCGGCGATTAGATGCCGAAGCCCGAGGTTCTGCTACCGAAGACTGGAAGGACGGACTGTCTCAGAATACAGTAGCTGTAATCGACAGCTGTATAACGGCAGCACGGGCTACCACAGTTATCATGGATGCCGCTGCGAAACATAATTTGGTCG CTACATATGGCTATCTCGACGGGGAGTATATCTTCTCTGCTGCCCTCCTGTTGGTGATGGTTAATGCCGCATTCCCGCATAGCGAAACGAATGCCCGAGCGATGGAGACGGCACTGAGTCTGCTTCGCGGCATGGCAGACCGTGGAAATACGTATCTCGGCTCGCGTCATTCGCTGCTACTCGAGCTGCAGTCCGCCATTGGTCCGAACCGTACGAGAGGAGAGGATGCTGTCCTCGAGGCTCCTGTCACTCCAGATAGTACGCAACAGCCAACACCATCCACGAACGTGGTTGAAGAGCAACCTCCAGCGGTGTCGCCGTGGCCACTGGAACAAGATCTACCAACGATGCGAGATATTACGTTTAACTTTGACATCAACGACGACCCAGGGCTGTGGGAAGAGGTTCTACACCAGATCGATATTGATATGGATACAGACTGGATTGAGAATACGTTAAGGAAGTGA